The Streptomyces aurantiacus genome includes a region encoding these proteins:
- a CDS encoding IS630 family transposase (programmed frameshift): protein MRYPQGGGLTPERQGFRERIRLEAAELFAAGASNAEVAKDLRVSVRSVQRWRRAWHDAGAEGLRSAGPVSRPKLSEALFTVLEQELAKGPVAHGWPDQTWTLTRIKTLIGRRFHKSMTLSAIARMLHRHGFSHQVPARRAVERDEEAVAGWVKETWPQVEGPWRRLGPGCASKTKPGFSMTPPTVRTWARRGHTPVIRVKGRSQRRFSLAALACYKQGERSRLIYRPKRHVDHKRGGRRSFTWTDYRDLLIAAHQQLGAPIVLVWDNLNVHKDRRLREFIDARDWITCYFLPAYAPDLNPVEGIWSLLRRSSQANTAFTDPDHLISTLRRGLRQIQYRSNLINGCLAETGLTLTTPRRQRQ, encoded by the exons GTGAGATATCCGCAGGGTGGTGGGCTGACGCCTGAACGGCAGGGGTTTCGCGAGCGGATCCGGCTGGAGGCCGCGGAGCTGTTCGCTGCGGGTGCCTCCAATGCCGAGGTCGCCAAGGACTTACGGGTGAGTGTGCGCTCGGTGCAGCGCTGGCGCCGGGCCTGGCACGACGCAGGCGCCGAGGGGCTGCGCTCTGCCGGGCCGGTGTCACGGCCCAAGCTGAGCGAGGCCCTGTTCACCGTGCTCGAGCAGGAACTCGCCAAGGGGCCGGTCGCGCACGGCTGGCCGGACCAGACGTGGACGCTGACGCGCATCAAGACGCTGATCGGGCGCCGGTTCCACAAGAGCATGACGCTGTCGGCGATCGCACGGATGCTGCACCGGCACGGCTTCAGCCACCAGGTCCCGGCCCGCCGGGCGGTCGAGCGCGACGAGGAGGCCGTGGCGGGCTGGGTGAAGGAGACCTGGCCGCAGGTGGAAGGTCCGTGGCGGCGCTTGGGGCCTGGCTGTGCTTCGAAGACGAAGC CCGGCTTCTCGATGACGCCGCCGACCGTCCGCACCTGGGCCAGGCGCGGGCACACACCCGTCATCCGGGTGAAGGGACGCTCCCAGCGCCGCTTCTCTCTCGCCGCTCTGGCCTGCTACAAGCAGGGCGAACGCTCACGGCTGATCTACCGTCCCAAACGGCACGTCGATCACAAGCGCGGCGGCAGACGCAGTTTCACCTGGACCGACTACCGCGACCTGCTCATCGCCGCGCACCAGCAGCTCGGTGCACCCATTGTGCTCGTGTGGGACAACCTCAACGTCCATAAGGACCGCCGACTACGGGAGTTCATCGACGCCCGCGACTGGATCACCTGCTACTTCCTGCCGGCCTACGCACCCGACCTCAACCCCGTCGAGGGCATCTGGTCCCTGCTGCGCCGCAGCAGCCAGGCCAACACCGCCTTCACCGACCCCGACCACCTCATCAGCACGCTCCGACGCGGTCTGCGCCAGATCCAGTACCGCAGCAACCTCATCAACGGATGCCTCGCCGAAACCGGCCTCACCTTGACGACACCACGGCGACAACGTCAGTAA
- a CDS encoding IS5 family transposase (programmed frameshift), whose amino-acid sequence MTSLAEHLVSDELWELFRRVVPETVVVRPQGGGRRRAGDRECLTAIVFVATSGCSWRQLPPVFGPAWPTVYRRFARWTQQRVWARLHRVILNELGAQGGLDWSRFAVDSVSVRALKGQLTGPNPTDRGKLGSKIHLIVDRRGLSLSIGISAANLHDSQALIPLVRGIPPIRSRRGRRRRRPGKLRGDKGYDYQHLRRWLSSRGIQHRIARRGIEFSQRLGRHRWVVERTVSWLSGCRRLHRRYERKPEHFLAFTAIAATLICHRRLTN is encoded by the exons ATGACAAGTCTTGCTGAGCATCTGGTCTCGGATGAGTTGTGGGAGCTGTTTCGGCGGGTGGTGCCGGAGACGGTGGTGGTGCGTCCGCAGGGCGGGGGCCGTCGGCGGGCCGGGGACCGTGAATGCCTGACCGCGATCGTGTTCGTGGCCACGTCGGGCTGTTCCTGGCGGCAGTTGCCGCCGGTGTTCGGGCCGGCCTGGCCCACCGTCTACCGACGTTTCGCGCGCTGGACTCAGCAGCGTGTGTGGGCTCGCCTGCACCGCGTCATCCTCAACGAACTCGGTGCTCAGGGGGGATTGGACTGGTCACGATTCGCCGTGGACTCGGTCAGTGTCCGCGCCCTCAAA GGGCAGCTGACGGGACCGAATCCGACCGACCGCGGCAAGTTGGGATCGAAAATCCACCTCATCGTCGACCGCCGCGGCCTGTCGCTGTCGATCGGCATCTCCGCCGCGAACCTCCATGACAGCCAGGCCCTCATCCCGCTGGTGCGCGGCATCCCGCCCATCCGCTCACGTCGCGGCCGCCGACGCCGACGGCCCGGCAAACTCCGTGGAGACAAGGGCTACGACTATCAGCACCTGCGGCGTTGGCTGTCTTCCCGAGGCATCCAGCACCGCATCGCCCGCAGGGGCATCGAGTTCTCGCAACGGCTGGGCCGGCATCGCTGGGTCGTGGAACGGACGGTGTCCTGGCTATCGGGCTGCCGACGACTCCACCGCCGCTACGAGCGCAAGCCAGAACACTTCCTCGCCTTCACAGCCATCGCCGCAACCCTGATATGCCACCGTCGACTCACCAACTGA